Part of the Coregonus clupeaformis isolate EN_2021a chromosome 31, ASM2061545v1, whole genome shotgun sequence genome, CAACGGTTATTGTTTTAGGCCGCGTGCATCCAGTAGCCTAATCCTATGGTGAAAAACGATGCATTCATTAGTCATTAACTCGCTAGTAATTAAAACACCAACCTGTCCAAAAACCCGGAGAAAAATGCCCTGGTTACAAAAACATCACTGCAGAAAACTGGAACAGTAACCCAATGAACACTGGATTTTCCACTGACGACAGATGTATTCAGTTTAATCCCTTTACAAGAGCATCAGCATCATTTTGATCTCTTGATTTTCTGAACTGCTGATTTCTGGGTCCTCCTCGCTCGCGTAAAAGCAGACTGCTGCTGAGGATGGGGCGCAACTGGGTCATAGCACTAGTCGGGTTCACGCTACGTTTTTAGTACTTGAATATTAGCCTAGTGATAATCAATATATGTGTAAGGCCTACTCCATACACAAGTTCTATATAATTACAATTATGATATCAAGTAGACGAGCCAAATAAACAGAAATCTACTTTACACTGAACATTTTGGGCACTTTAGGACCCTGAAGAAATCAAAACACGCATGCATCAGATTACTGCGTCCAATGATGATGTATCCGTTTTATATCGTCGCTTCCTGCATCCACTAGTTCCTGTCTAGCCTAAAAGTTTGATGATAATGTGTTATACAATGTTTTACCAGTAGTCGGTGAGAACCTACATTCTTACATTCTTGTGAGGGCGTAGAGTAGAGTATGCCATTTAGTCTGCATGTAAATAATGCGCTCCATACCGTGTCCGTCCAATGCATTTTCCCTAGCTACGAATAAAGACTGTAAATGAGCTATATCTCAGAATATATAGGCAGATAAAGGTTAACATAACGACCAGGAATGTTTTTATCCGAAATTACAACATATGGAACCAAGAAGCAGAACTCCCATTGAGATAGGCCATGTTATGCATACTCCCTCACGCTGACCTagtctacttttttttttttattatcggTGATATAGCCTAAGGTTATATAGCCTAAGGTGTAGGCTAGATATAGTAGCATAGCTACATATTTTATTTAATTCATGAAAGCCACTGGAAAGTCAGTGATATCAGTGTGAATGATATAGAAAGGCCCACCAACCAGCAATTACATTTTTAGAGAACATAGAAGATACATTTTCGGGGTGTTTAAGTAGTATAAATTATACAGTAGAGTGACATTAATCTATTTAATAGAtgttcttatatatatatatatatatatatatatatatatatatatatatatatatatatatatatatatatatatatatatatatatttattttattttttatttattttttttattctccCCACATACATTTTGTGGAATCACAATTGCCAGATAATTAAGAGGATTGATTGAACATGATGACTGgcaatctacactgaacaaaaatataaatgcaacatttaaagtgttggtgccatgtttcatgaactgaaataaagatcccagacattttccatatgcacaaaaagcttatttctctcaaattttgtgcacaaatttgtttacatccctgttagttagcatttctcctttcccaagataatccatccacctgacaggtgtggcatatcaagaagctgattaaacagcatgattattacacaggtgcaccttgtgctagggccaataaaaggccattctaaaatgtgccattttgtcacacaacacaatgccacagatgtctcaagttctgagggagcgtgcaattggcatgctgactgcaagactgtccaccagagctgttgccagataatgtaatgttaatttctcaaccataacCTGTGGCGGCTTTAGagaatgtcgttttagagaatttggcagtatgtccaaccggcctcacaaccgcagaccacgtgtatggcatcgtgggggcgagtggtttgctgatgtcaacgttgtgaacagagtgccccatggtggcggtggggttatagtatgggtaggcataagctacggacaatgaacacattttattgatggcaatttgaatgcacagaaataccgtgacgagattctgaggcccattgtgaggcccatttttttgtatgtatctgtgaccaacagatgcatatctgtattcccagtcatgtgaaatccatagattagggcctcatttatttatttaaattgactgatttcctcatatgaactttaactcagtaaaatcaatcaaattgttgcatgttgcgtttatatttttgttgagtataGTTTTCTCTACCATTGTATAGGAGGGGTGAAAGACTAGGGGAAAGTGTTAACATGACACATTTAGACATGGAAGGCAGACTACACGGCTAGTGTTTTATTATACCTCAAACCTACaggcatgcaggcacacacacacactcacccagacagacacacaaacacacacacacacacacacacacacacacacacacacacacacacacacacacacacacgtacacacacactttagGAAGTTATTACTGCGTAGTGTGTGGGTCAGAAATAGCCCTGAAGTGCCTGGCTGACTGGGCGCGACCCAGCCCTCCTTTCCTCTTGGCCCTGTCAATCACAGCTCAAAACAAGATGGCAGACTGGACAGGCTGGAGATTTATTTTAACAGGCAAGGTTAAGTATTTGTGACTTTATAATAGTGAATATGACAACATTGACAAGCGGTTTTTTTATTGACAAAGATCACTTCttctattgaaaatatattttgtgtTTTATGATGGATATTTTAGAGAACTTACCAGTGATTAAATAGGTGTCTGACAAGAGGAGTCATATTGTGCTGCCAGTATATATACAATTTTGAAGTCATATGACATTATGTGAAATGACAGAAAATATCATTTTAACAGCTATGCCAAGGATTGTGTTGTACGCCAGAAGGCTGCGTAATGGTGTGGACATGGTGTTTAAGTGCAAATCAGTTCACTGTCCAAGTTTCATGTTATTTGTAACCTCATGTAACTTTTCCTTATCAAATAGTGATATCCTTTGGTACTTGTGCTCCTATCTACTTGTACACAGTTTGTGTGGCCAGTGTACTGGTGGTCGAGGCAGACATCAAAGCTTATACCCCTGTGGGACAGCTGTTTGTGTTCGAGCTGCAGAGAGAGACCTTCCAGAATGAATTTGAACCCTTCCTGAAACACTATGGTAAGGCTGAGATTACAGTAAGTCACCTCTTAGTATACAGTataacttcccactgggcacaccgcGTCATTTCAACATGGGTAATATTTGGTAGATACATTAATCAATGAGATTCCATCCTattttcacccactcaaaaagacagccaaaagtttgttgaattccaatttgttatcatgctttcaaccatctaaaagcacaaccaaattccaattaaaaaacaatgtctgatttttggtttggTTGTCAattaaatgtgttatcactgtgctttcaaccatttaaaagcacactaaagttcaaatgggaatacaatgtcaggtATTTTGTTTATTTAATACAACAagcttaatgtgttatcactgaattgtgtttggttgtcaacataTCTTCTATGTATCTTATACTTCGACAGCTTCATCTGTGCCACTGAGCCTggttttaattccagtttgtctacaaattaaagaataggactaaatcaaatcaaatcatactTTAAATACAGTTTGAGTTGATTTAATACtattatttaacttttatttttggttaagatggagatgtgaatccaacatatttattattaacttgtagattccatttgaaatcaaccaaagcttaaaaccctaggcctatatgtattgtctatttttagttgaatccTGGGCTGAATTTAAataatagctgttgatgacttcccaaatgctacagtatataggcctaaatagcataaTTGATGATATATGATTGATAAGGTATGTCTTaatttaatttgctctgttgaACCTACACATTGGAATGACTtcaatagcaacagtgaatctattaagCGGTGATTTCTCAAAAAATATTcccacgatagcacattggtaataatCATTGAAAAATATCAAAGCTAAgtagggcttggttaaaaccctgtaTGTGAGACTGGAGGGATAACTGTAGATAGAtaaactctccagtaggaggtgctgtcaAGCCTATTGTATTCTTATAGCGGATATTATGTTGAAGATCTGACATGGTTTCAAAAGTACAAATTCAACATAATAAGGTTTGTCTATTTagaaaattggttaccatgatgacataatcctgtggttgaaatttgaacctcaaaacaacagttgattactttttttaaatccaatgtattttccacgtagattgaCACATCACAATTTAAccagtctgtgcccagtgggttgaagCTTGTGATTACTAATAGCAATAATCTAACAGAAACAATGGCATAGAAACAATGTAAAGCCTTCCCAAGGAATATATTTAAATGTTGGTTGTTGATTgtaatttttcatatttttacatttaaagCTTCAATACACGTATTGTTATGTCACAACTGACATTCATGCAACAGTCAGCGGGTATCATCAGGTAGGTGTCGCTAAGGCTCAAATGATATACAACCAACAACCGTAATgcgtctctcttctctcccactctcccattCTGAAAAGCAGGGCGGGTCTACAATGATCCCATGCTGTTTAAGTGCAACATGCAGTCCTTCCCGGACCTGCCTGGCTGGCTTCGATTTACCCAGAGGCACCACTATGATAACGGCTTCCTCTACGGCACCCCACTGGCCCAGGGAAAGAGTATGATAGAGGTACACAGTGCAGACTCATCAACTAGTGGTGCTCTGAGATACACACAGGTAGcgccccaaatagcaccctattccctacatagtgcactacgtttgaccagagatAGGCtggggagtagggtgccatttgggacacagacacactGCCATGAGGATCTAGTTTATAACTTATCTCGGTTGAAATATGTATGATTCTGCATAGAAAAATGTTAAACATATTTGAAGCATGAATATCAAGGATATTTCTGGGCACAGTATGGAGCTTGTAATGGTCTAAAGATAAGATATTTAatatctctccatttctctttccATTTCAGATCACAGTGACTAACAAACGGAGCTATGACACGTTCAGAGACAGACTGATCATAACGATTGACCCTCCAGGTATGTATTCTGTGATGGGAGATAATATattacacacaacaccatactATCGAGTCTAAACACAGtggctgcatccaaaatggcactaCTTTTTTACCAAGGCTcgaaatcatttacatttacgtcatttagcagacgctcttatccagagcgacttacagttagtgagagcatagattatttctattttttcatactggccccccgtgggaatcgaacccacaaccctggcgttgcaaacgccatgctctaccaactgagctacatccctgaaatggccccctattccctatatggtgtaAATTGTGACGTGGTGTAAATTGCTGTCCCACCCCAAAAAAAGTATCCAAACATAGGACATTACATCATGATATGTTCTAATTTAATCCAAGGCAATAACAAACATGTTGTTCAACTGATATAGTATAAATGAGTTCTTTATACACCTATTTATATTGAGAGGTGGCTGTCCCAAACCCTGactcctttttattttatttatctttacttaacctttatttaactaggcaagtcagttaaggacaaattcttatttacaatgacggcctatcaaaaggcaaaaggcctcctgcggggacggggctgggattaaaaaaatatatatatatatatatagggcaaaacacacatcacaagaagagagacaccacaacacgacataaagagagacctaagacaacaacataacatggcagcaacacatgacaacacagcatggttgcaacacaacatgacaacaacatggtagcaacacaacatggcagcagcacaacatggtagcagcacaaaacatggtacaaacattattgggcacagacaacagcacaaagggcaaggtagagacaacaatacatcactcCTAAACTTCATGTTTGAAAATAAAGCAAttcattgtttatttttttacactATTATTTCAATAGAACATATTGAGTTGTTCTATTATTACATTGAAAGATACTGATcttatttgttttgtttatttcacaggaggttggtggcaccttaattggggagagtGGGCTCCtgttaatgactggagcggattcaatggaatggtatcaaacacatggtgtcCAGgtttttgatgccattccatttgcttagTTCTGCCCATTATTATGAgcagttctcccctcagcagcctcctgtggtttaGTTTTTTAAATCTTTCTCTGAAAAATGCTGTCCCCACTTTTGATGTcactacagaaacacacactttaAAAGACTGTAGAATGAATATGCCTTAAGCCACAACCCTACACATATCAGGTGATGGGATTGCACCCCTCTCCACTATGAGAATTTGTGAGCAAGTTGGTAAGTCTTAATGTATTTCTCAAGAAGTGTCACTACCGAACATCTCGTATATCAATAAATATGTAAGGTATGGTTTTGGGACTAAAGTATATGTTTGATGGGATGTACATCTGTCCAAATGAAAGATAGCCAGACATACAATATGTTAGCGATGGGGATTCTTTGAAGTCCAAAATCAGCCAAAATTGTCAGAACTGAAACCATTACAACCGAAACAATTGACACCATAGAgatatacattgagggaaaaaagtatttgatcccctgcttattttgtacgtttgcccactgacaaagacatgatcagtctataattttaatggtaggtttatttgaacagtgagagacagaataacaacaaaaaaatccagaaaaacgcatgtcaaaaatgttatgaattgatttgcattttaatgagggaaataagtatttgacccctctgcaaaacatgacttagtacttggtggcaaaacccttgttggcaatcacagaggtcagacgtttcttgtagttggccaccaggtttgcacacatctcaggagggattttgtcccactcctctttgcagatcttctccaagtcattaaggtttcgaggctgacgtttggcaactcgaaccttcagctccctccacatattttctatgggattaaggtctggagactggctaggccactccaggaccttaatgtgcttcttcttgagccactcctttgttgccttggccgtgtgtttgggtcaatgtcatgcaggaatacccatccactacccattttcaatgccctggctgagggaaggaggttctcacccaagatttgacggtacatggccccgtccatcgtccctttgatgcggtgtagttgtcctgtccccttagcagaaaaacacccccaaagcataatgtttccacctccatgtttgacagtggggatggtgttcttggggtcataggcagcattcctcctcctccaaacacggcgagttgagttgatgccaaagagctccattttggtctcatctgaccacaacactttcacccagttgtcctctgaatcattcagatgttcattggcaaacttcagacgggcctgtatatgtgcttttttgagcagggggaccttgcgggcgctgcaggatttcagtccttcacggcgtagtgtgttaccaattgttttcttggtgactatggtcccagctgccttgagatcattgacaagatcctcccgtgtagttctgggctgattcctcaccattctcatgatcattgcaactccacgagatgagatcttgcatggagccccaggccgagggagattgacagttcttttgtgtttcttccatttgcgaataatcgcaccaactgttgtcaccttctcaccaagctgcttggcgatggtcttgtagcccattccagccttttgtaggtctacaatcttgtccctgacatccttggagagctctttggtcttggccatggtggagagtttggaatctgattgattgcttctgtggacaggtgtcttttatacaggtaacaagctgagattaggagcactccctataagagtgtgctcctaatctcagctcgctacctgtataaaagacacctgggagccagaaatctttctgattgagagggggtcaaatacgtatttctctcattaaaatgctaatcaatttataacatttttgacgtgttttttatatatatatttttttgttattctgtctctcactgttcaaataaacctaccattaaaattatagactgatcatttctttgtcagtgggcaaacgtacaaaatcagcaggggatcaaatacttttttccctcactgtatagaggtctcatctttgtatctgtgccattatggaGTCTGTGACAGCACGGGCAGCGCCAtcgaggctatctccattttaaagttgcATGCACTATactctaccaacagagctacagaggaccaccatgtggACAAGTGTACACTTCAGGAAAAAGTGAAGAGTATTGAGATGCATAGCCAGCAGGGGGCTTCAACCCTCCAAGAGCCCAAACATTGACATCTATTTGGCCAAAACACAGACGTCTATAAtgtgctatactgtactgtactctactgtactgtactgtactctactctactctactgggctctactgggttctactgtactctactgtactgtgctctactgtactgtgctgtactgtacgcTACTgggctctactgtactctactgtactgtgctctactatactgtactgtactctattgtactgtactgtaatctgCTGTACTGtaacctactctactgtaccctactatactatgctctactgtactgtgctgtactgtactgtactcgaGTTTACTCTACTTGAGTTTCTTACAATTGAAGAAAGGGCCCATGGACTCTTGATCTATTCGATCTTTAACTTGTCATGGTCTCAACtcactgggtctgggtctggatcttgggaccaatgtctTGGTATAAATATTGGTCTTGGCTCCTGGATATTACCTTAGTCTTTGGTTTACAAACCATAGGCAACCCAATTTGAAGAAGACAATGCgctctgatcattggctgatcaCTCCCAACCCATATGATTttccacccagttgactacttttaaatggtggaagccctcaatggcaatgccTATACCAAAACGAGTTAGTTCCAGCTAGAGCCCTCTATTTATCTCTATGATTGACATTTGACACCAAAACGCCTGTTATTTTGCCAAAATAAAGATAGGTAAatttaaacattttaaaacatAATTAATTAGATACATAAGTAATTCAATCAATTAACAAGTTTCAGATTCatacaatcaaaaatgaacaTTTTACAGAGAACAATAGAAATGATATTTCTCTAAATTcaatttaaaaatcatgtttttactattttgttaatCTATAATAGAAGGTTAATAAAAAAGTATCACTACTGTGCATGGATCTCCCTTTATTGCAACTTTTACACTATGTTTCAGCAGTGACAAATTTAGTGGGGTGGTAAGGAATTCAGGTAAATATTTCAAATATTCAATACAAACAGTGTGTGAGTAGTAGATATGTCTATCTGACATATGTTGGAAGACATGTGTGCTAAAATAGgatacaaatgtgatttttttttcaaCCCCCGATTTACACCACTTCTGTAGAACGACCCATATAGTGCACACTacctttgatcagagccctatgaggcctggtcaaaagtagtgcactatatagtgaattgggtgccatttcagatacaCACAGTGACCGTAGTGAATACTGGTTTATTTGTTTCTCCCATTGGCTTTTCTTTCAGTGAAGAGAATGCCCTACCAGGCTGAGTTCTTCATCCCACTGAGGGAGATTGAGAAGGTGCTGCCCTCTACAGTTCAGGAAGAGATCAGGCAGGATATGATGAGGATGTGGAAGACAGACAGGCTGGACTTTGTCAACATCACGTCTGCGTTGGACCGAGGTGGCCGTGTCCCTCTGCCTCTGGCTGGACACTACGAAGGGTAAAGAAGTGTCACATCTCATCTGTCGCTAATTGTCACTTCTACTAACATTCAACAGAGAGCATCCCAGACCAGAAGGAGAAGTACACCATGAATTCACACTATTCATTCCCCAAGTAGGCCTTGTAGCGTACATGTATCTGAACAAAAATAGTCAAATCATGCAACATAAGATTTCATTTAAATGATCAGAAAACAACCAGCATTTTTAATATCACATTTATTTTCAGGAAGAAAGAGGTCAAACTCAAACTGAAATTTAAATCAAGGGAATATTTTATTGAAGTTTTTAGTACATGATACATTACAGAATATTCAGTAGGTACAGTACAGTCATTGTTAACTAAGCCAGTGTCATGTATTGGGTCCCAGGGTGTATGTGAAGGTTGGTTCAGACCAGTACTTCTCTGAGTGCTTGTTGAGGCTCCAGACTGCTGAACACAGGAGACAGTGTGAGGCCGGGGGCAGGGCCAAGATCCCTGGGGACTGCAAGGTCTGCTCCTACCCAGGCAACTGTGTCACCTGGTGCAAGTCCACACTGGTGAGTCCACAAGCACTGGTATATCCAAAACATCTGTTTTCTTGTCATTAGATTACTTTGGGGGAAACATAACATTACCAACATTGACATTTATCTGAATGAACAATGAAATGAATCAGCTGCAGGTATTATGTCAAATTCTTGTAAAGAGAGTGAGTTAATAAAATGTGATTGTCTACACACATCCAAAGCCATTGCCAACATGTTTTTTGCAATTCATTCTCAAGGTGTAGATTGGTGGGAAcaaacattttaatcatttaaatAACATTAAATAGTATATCAACATGGTCACCACCCTATATTCCCTCCCTCCTAAATATGAATCCTACTCTACCGTCCCTGTGTCTACTGTACATAGATTGATCTGTCCGGACCGGTGGTCCTCCCTCCTGCCCCCACCAtgggcccaggtatcctggatgctGGGGGGGTCTATGACCCTCCTGAGTCCCCCCCTCCCAGAGACTTCCTGCCAGACTACATTGTGACTGTGATCGTCCCCCTGGCTCTGGCCATCATCCTGTGTCTCCTACTGGCCTACATCATGTGCTGCAGACGAGAGGGAGTGTATGCTTTTTTTTGTACTCCACTGAGATTGGCATTAGTCCGCTAATGTTGTTAAGTAATAACAACCAGCTATAACTTATTACTGAAAACCTTATTGAATACGTTCAAATGCAGCAACCTTCAATTATGAAATATCTTTCAATTTAGCAACTTTGTATTACTATTCATTGTTATGtaacatgttttgttttttatttgcaGTGAGAGAAGAGATGCAAAGACACCAGAGTGCGTACCTTTCCATACCACATATCTAAACCCAAGTTGAAACACATGAATGTATTACATTCTTTACATTTACTGAA contains:
- the sgca gene encoding alpha-sarcoglycan isoform X1, which encodes MADWTGWRFILTVCVASVLVVEADIKAYTPVGQLFVFELQRETFQNEFEPFLKHYAGRVYNDPMLFKCNMQSFPDLPGWLRFTQRHHYDNGFLYGTPLAQGKSMIEITVTNKRSYDTFRDRLIITIDPPVKRMPYQAEFFIPLREIEKVLPSTVQEEIRQDMMRMWKTDRLDFVNITSALDRGGRVPLPLAGHYEGVYVKVGSDQYFSECLLRLQTAEHRRQCEAGGRAKIPGDCKVCSYPGNCVTWCKSTLIDLSGPVVLPPAPTMGPGILDAGGVYDPPESPPPRDFLPDYIVTVIVPLALAIILCLLLAYIMCCRREGVERRDAKTPDIQLYHHHTIHGNTSELRSMAGGRGVPPPLSTLSMFNVRTGETAPPFQTDSTSIPLILAQQEINTDTLPRK
- the sgca gene encoding alpha-sarcoglycan isoform X3, with protein sequence MADWTGWRFILTVCVASVLVVEADIKAYTPVGQLFVFELQRETFQNEFEPFLKHYAGRVYNDPMLFKCNMQSFPDLPGWLRFTQRHHYDNGFLYGTPLAQGKSMIEITVTNKRSYDTFRDRLIITIDPPVKRMPYQAEFFIPLREIEKVLPSTVQEEIRQDMMRMWKTDRLDFVNITSALDRGGRVPLPLAGHYEGVYVKVGSDQYFSECLLRLQTAEHRRQCEAGGRAKIPGDCKVCSYPGNCVTWCKSTLIDLSGPVVLPPAPTMGPGILDAGGVYDPPESPPPRDFLPDYIVTVIVPLALAIILCLLLAYIMCCRREGVERRDAKTPDIQLYHHHTIHGNTSELRSMAGGRGVPPPLSTLSMFNVRTGETAPPFQTDSTSIPLILAQQK
- the sgca gene encoding alpha-sarcoglycan isoform X2, translating into MADWTGWRFILTVCVASVLVVEADIKAYTPVGQLFVFELQRETFQNEFEPFLKHYGRVYNDPMLFKCNMQSFPDLPGWLRFTQRHHYDNGFLYGTPLAQGKSMIEITVTNKRSYDTFRDRLIITIDPPVKRMPYQAEFFIPLREIEKVLPSTVQEEIRQDMMRMWKTDRLDFVNITSALDRGGRVPLPLAGHYEGVYVKVGSDQYFSECLLRLQTAEHRRQCEAGGRAKIPGDCKVCSYPGNCVTWCKSTLIDLSGPVVLPPAPTMGPGILDAGGVYDPPESPPPRDFLPDYIVTVIVPLALAIILCLLLAYIMCCRREGVERRDAKTPDIQLYHHHTIHGNTSELRSMAGGRGVPPPLSTLSMFNVRTGETAPPFQTDSTSIPLILAQQEINTDTLPRK